From one Deltaproteobacteria bacterium genomic stretch:
- a CDS encoding antitoxin: protein MNVKLTLRLDESLINQAKKYARLRGKSISQLVADHFEAISQNVLDNERQIGPITSQLRGCLKGVAIDEKDYKQYLERKHF, encoded by the coding sequence ATGAACGTTAAACTAACACTTAGATTAGACGAGTCATTGATTAATCAAGCAAAAAAATATGCACGTCTGAGAGGAAAGTCGATATCACAGCTAGTTGCCGACCATTTTGAGGCAATTTCGCAAAATGTATTAGATAATGAGCGTCAAATTGGCCCTATTACCTCACAGCTAAGAGGTTGTTTAAAAGGTGTCGCTATTGATGAAAAGGATTATAAACAATATCTTGAAAGGAAACATTTTTGA